In Marivirga salinae, a single window of DNA contains:
- a CDS encoding AMP-dependent synthetase/ligase, translating to MEPTRLFDLLNYQKANLPLTDTFSYKYDGIWKNYSTDDVINIVDSISRGFLKLGLAKNDKVGIVSSNRPEWNFIDLALQQIGAVSVPMYPTITPKDYKFIFEDSGLKYVFAEEQELYDKVKKASEGLDFIKNIYSFDKLEGIPHWTELKESGGADQTDLQPYRDEVDPEDLVTLIYTSGTTGNPKGVMLTHHNVLSNAKAVSENLDVEGIGKSLSFLPLCHIFERTSVYFYLYRSVSVYYAENLEKIGDNLKEVQPDMFTTVPRLLEKIYDKIVAKGMELSGIKKSLFFWALNLGHKYDRNKDQGAWYNFQLKLANKLIFSKWREAVGGNIKLIASGGAALQPRLATIFWSAQIPVLEAYGLTETSPGIAFNRYNKEDMLIGTVGPALPGVQIKIAEDGEVLAKGPNIMKGYYNQPEKTAEVIDKDGWFHTGDIGEMVNGKFLKITDRKKEMFKTSGGKYIAPQFIENKLKESTLIEMAMVVGDGQKFPGALIVPNFEALREWCHHKGIAYSSDAEMVKQQNIIDKYQKEIDKVNEQFAQYERIKKTVLLPTAWTVENHELTAKLSLKRKIIENNYQKEIESIYNG from the coding sequence ATGGAACCTACTCGACTTTTTGATTTATTGAACTACCAAAAAGCCAATTTACCACTTACAGATACCTTCTCTTATAAATATGATGGTATATGGAAAAACTACAGTACTGATGACGTCATAAATATAGTAGATTCAATCTCTCGTGGTTTTCTTAAATTAGGCTTAGCAAAAAATGATAAAGTAGGAATTGTTTCTTCCAACCGACCTGAATGGAATTTTATTGATTTAGCTTTACAACAAATTGGGGCTGTGAGTGTGCCGATGTACCCTACCATTACACCAAAAGATTACAAATTCATATTTGAGGATTCAGGATTGAAATATGTTTTTGCTGAAGAGCAGGAGCTTTATGACAAAGTTAAAAAAGCATCAGAAGGGCTGGATTTTATTAAAAATATTTACTCCTTCGATAAATTAGAGGGTATTCCGCATTGGACGGAACTAAAAGAAAGTGGCGGAGCGGACCAAACTGATTTACAGCCATATCGTGATGAGGTAGACCCAGAGGATTTGGTCACTTTGATTTATACTTCTGGAACCACAGGTAATCCTAAAGGTGTAATGTTAACTCATCATAATGTTTTAAGTAATGCCAAAGCTGTTTCAGAAAATTTAGATGTGGAAGGGATAGGTAAATCCTTAAGCTTTTTACCTCTCTGTCATATTTTTGAAAGAACTAGCGTTTACTTTTATCTGTATAGAAGTGTTTCTGTTTATTATGCTGAGAATCTTGAGAAAATAGGCGATAACCTAAAGGAGGTTCAGCCCGATATGTTCACAACTGTGCCTAGGCTTTTGGAAAAAATCTATGATAAAATTGTAGCCAAAGGAATGGAGCTTTCAGGAATTAAAAAATCATTATTTTTCTGGGCTTTAAATTTGGGGCACAAGTATGACCGTAATAAAGACCAAGGAGCTTGGTATAACTTCCAGTTGAAATTAGCCAATAAACTAATTTTTAGTAAATGGAGAGAAGCAGTTGGTGGAAATATTAAATTAATTGCTTCTGGTGGTGCAGCATTACAACCACGCTTAGCTACCATTTTCTGGTCTGCTCAAATACCTGTTTTGGAAGCCTATGGATTAACTGAAACTTCGCCTGGAATTGCTTTCAATAGATATAATAAAGAAGATATGCTAATTGGAACTGTTGGTCCAGCTTTACCAGGAGTACAGATTAAAATAGCAGAAGATGGAGAAGTCTTAGCCAAAGGACCAAACATTATGAAAGGCTATTATAATCAACCTGAAAAAACTGCAGAAGTAATTGATAAAGATGGCTGGTTCCACACTGGTGATATTGGTGAAATGGTTAATGGAAAATTCCTAAAGATCACTGACCGTAAAAAAGAGATGTTTAAAACATCAGGCGGTAAATATATTGCACCACAATTTATAGAAAACAAATTGAAAGAATCTACACTAATTGAAATGGCAATGGTGGTAGGTGATGGACAAAAATTCCCAGGTGCATTAATAGTTCCAAATTTTGAGGCTTTAAGAGAATGGTGCCATCATAAAGGCATAGCTTATTCTTCTGATGCAGAAATGGTGAAACAGCAAAATATCATTGATAAATATCAAAAAGAGATTGATAAAGTCAATGAACAATTTGCTCAATACGAAAGAATCAAAAAAACTGTTTTGTTGCCAACTGCTTGGACGGTTGAAAACCATGAACTGACCGCTAAATTGAGTTTAAAAAGAAAAATCATTGAAAATAATTATCAAAAAGAGATTGAGAGTATTTATAATGGGTAA
- a CDS encoding PQQ-dependent sugar dehydrogenase has product MKNSIILSTFIFSFLLVISCQAEPDKETVAVDFEVVTIADGLNNPWGMAWLPDGRMLVTEIKGEILIIENDKYSGKKLKGVPEVYANNQGGLLDIQLHPDYESNGWIYFSFSKPGDGGGSTAIMRAKLEGENLVNKELIYESFPKTRSGIHFGSRIDFKDGYIFFTIGERGEMDNAQSVGNPYGKVHRLHENGDVPEDNPFVKIPDAVHSIWSYGHRNPQGMQFHPQTGELWSHEHGPKGGDELNIVKKGKNYGWPEISYGIDYDGSIITDETEKEGMMQPVHYWDPSIAPCGMTFVSSDRYPEWKNNILMGSLKFQYLNRVVLDDKGNYVEEEKLLEGIGRVRHVAESPDGFIYVAVEGPGKIVKLMPKK; this is encoded by the coding sequence ATGAAGAATTCGATCATTTTATCCACATTTATTTTCAGCTTTTTGTTAGTCATATCATGCCAAGCTGAACCTGATAAAGAAACTGTAGCAGTTGATTTTGAAGTCGTAACTATTGCAGATGGATTGAACAATCCTTGGGGAATGGCTTGGTTGCCCGATGGCAGAATGTTGGTGACAGAAATAAAAGGAGAAATTTTAATTATTGAAAATGATAAATATTCTGGCAAAAAATTAAAAGGGGTACCAGAAGTTTATGCGAATAACCAAGGGGGCTTATTAGATATCCAATTACATCCGGATTATGAAAGTAATGGCTGGATTTATTTCAGTTTCTCCAAACCTGGAGATGGTGGCGGAAGCACAGCTATTATGAGAGCAAAATTAGAAGGTGAGAATTTGGTTAATAAAGAACTCATTTACGAATCATTTCCAAAAACACGCTCTGGAATTCATTTTGGCTCTCGAATAGATTTTAAAGATGGTTATATCTTTTTCACCATAGGCGAAAGAGGCGAAATGGATAATGCACAATCCGTAGGAAATCCTTATGGAAAAGTACACAGACTACATGAAAACGGGGATGTACCGGAAGATAATCCGTTCGTCAAAATCCCGGATGCAGTACACAGTATTTGGAGCTATGGTCATAGAAATCCTCAAGGCATGCAATTTCACCCTCAAACCGGTGAATTGTGGTCACATGAGCACGGACCAAAAGGTGGTGATGAATTAAATATTGTGAAAAAAGGAAAAAATTACGGCTGGCCTGAAATAAGTTATGGAATTGATTATGATGGAAGCATCATTACAGATGAAACTGAAAAGGAAGGTATGATGCAGCCTGTTCATTATTGGGATCCTTCCATTGCCCCCTGCGGAATGACCTTTGTGAGCAGTGATCGCTATCCAGAATGGAAAAATAACATACTAATGGGCTCACTTAAATTTCAATATTTGAATAGAGTAGTTTTAGATGATAAAGGAAATTACGTGGAAGAAGAAAAACTACTTGAAGGCATTGGCAGAGTTAGACATGTAGCGGAAAGTCCTGATGGATTTATTTATGTAGCAGTTGAAGGCCCGGGGAAAATCGTGAAACTGATGCCAAAAAAATAA